The Blastopirellula sediminis sequence AAGCGTCGGGATTGCGGAAGCGTATCTGCAAGGGGAATGGCGGAGCGATGACCTGACGGCGCTGTTGCAGATCCTCTGTCGCAACATGGACCGCACAACCGTAGCGGATAGCGGGTTTGCGACGCTGGCCGGCTGGGGACGCCGGCTGCTCCATTACTTCGATCGAAATACCCGCGACGGTAGTCGCCGCAATATCGCCGCCCATTACGATCTAAGCAACGACTTCTTTTCGCTCTTCCTCGACGCAACCTGGATGTATTCGTCCGCCTATTTTGAGTCGGACGAGATGTCGCTGGAGGAAGCGTCGATCGCCAAACTGCAGCGGATCTGCGACAAACTGGAGCTGAAGCCGAACGATAGCCTGCTCGAAATCGGAACCGGCTGGGGGGGATTCGCCCTGCATGCGGCGCAGCAGGGAGTACGCGACATCACGACGACCACCATTTCGCAAATGCAGAGGGAGAAAGCGCAGGAGCGCTTTCAACGGGCCGGCGTCGCCGATCGAATCCATCTCCTCAACGCCGACTATCGCGACCTGACCGGCCAGTACGACAAGATCGTCTCGATCGAAATGGTCGAAGCGGTGGGCGAAAAGTTCTTGGACGATTACTTCCGGCAGTGCGCTCGATTGCTGAAGCCGGGGGGCCGTTTGGTGCTGCAAGCGATCGTGATGCCGGAGCAGCGGTACGACTCGTATCGGCGTTCGGTCGACTTCATTCAAGCTTACATCTTCCCCGGCGGATTTTTGCCGTCGGTTGCGGCGATGCAAGCGTCGATCGGTCGCACCTCCAACTTGCGGCTGCAGGGGCTAGAGGATATTTCGTCGCATTACGCCACGACGCTCTGGCATTGGCGACAGCGGTTTTTCGATTCTTTGGAAGAAGTGAAGCAGCTCGGTTTTGACGAACGATTCATTCGGATGTGGGAGTATTACCTGTGTTACTGCGAAGCGGCGTTTCGGGAGAAAGCGGTGAGAGTTGTCCAGATTGCGTGGGACAAGCCGAATTACTAGAGAACTCCCGCCGTAGCTCTTGGTTCGGTCTGCTGCTCGACGCAGCTGAGAATGGACGTTTGCCGGACGCGTTGATCCGGTTCGGCGTCCGTCGATTGCTTAATGAAGGGATTGAGCAGCGGAGTCTGCGCTGCAATGAACATGCGCTTGAGAACTTTTTGCGCGCTGCGCAAGCGGCGCCGATCGCCGTCGTCCCGCAGAAGGCGAACGAGCAACACTATGAAGTGCCAGCTAGTTTTTTTCAGAAGGTGCTCGGCGACCGGTTGAAGTATAGCTGCGGCTACTGGTCGCCTCAGACGCGATCTCTGAAGGAAGCGGAAGAGGTGGCCCTGCGAATCACTTGCGAACATGCGCAGCTGATGGACGGGATGGACGTGTTGGAGCTGGGCTGCGGTTGGGGATCGCTCTCGCTTTGGATGGCGCAAAAGTATCCAAACAGCCGGATTACGTCGGTTTCCAACTCGAACTCGCAGCGAGAGTTCATCCAGGCGCGAGCGGAGAAGCTCGGCCTCAGCAACTTGACGGTAATCACGGCCGACATGAACGACTTCGCCCCGACGCAAACGTTCGATCGAGTCGTGTCGGTCGAGATGTTCGAGCACATGCGGAATCATCGCGAGTTGATGCGGCGGATCAACGATTGGTTGCGCCCTGGTGGGAAACTGTTTGTACACATTTTCTGCCAGCACGAGCCCCCCTACTTATTCCAGTCGGAAGGAGAAGCCAACTGGATGGGACGCTACTTTTTTTCCGGCGGGATGATGCCGAGCGTCGACCTGTTGCCGAAGTGCGGGTCGCCGCTACAGCTGGAATCGCACTGGACTTGGAACGGCAGTCACTACGCGAAAACATGCCGCGCTTGGCTGAAGAATCAGGATGCGGCGAAGCAGGAGATCCGCAAGCTCTTCGCCGAAATTTATGGCTCCAAAGAGGCGAATCGCTGGCATAACCGGTGGCGGATGTTCTTTATTGCGTGCGAAGAGTTGTTCGCCTATCGGGGCGGCCAACAGTGGTTCGTCTCTCACTATTTGTTCCAACGATGTCCCCTGAACTAACCGACGTATTATTCCGCTCGGCAAGCGTCATCGCCGGGTTCATGGCGCTTGTTTGGGCGGTTAGCTTGTGGCGCAAAGATGCGAGCGTCGTTGACGTTGCGTGGGGCTTGGGATTCGTCCTGGTCGCATGGACCGCGTACTTCGGAAGCTCGGAGCGGAATAGCTTCGGCTTACTATTGCCGATCCTTACGACGATTTGGGGCGTTCGTCTTAGCGGCTATCTCTTCTGGCGAAATCATGGTCACGGTGAAGACTATCGCTACCGCGAAATGCGCGACTATTGGGGCGCCTCGTTTCCCTGGGTAAGCTTGCTGACCGTCTTTGGTCTGCAGGGATTGGTGATGTGGACCGTCTCGCTGCCGCTGCAGGCTGGGATCGCTTGTGCCGATCGCAGTGTTCTATGGCTGACGATTGTCGGCGTGCTGCTGTGGGGAGCGGGGCTCTTTTTTGAAGCGGTAGGAGATTGGCAGTTGGCTCGTTTCCGTGCGACGCGAACGAGTGAGAATGCAGTGCTCGACACCGGACTATGGCGCTACACGCGCCATCCGAATTACTTCGGCGACTTTCTGGTTTGGTGGGGCTTCTACCTGGTCGCCGTTGCGCAAAGCGGCGCGTGGTGGACCGCGATCGGACCGGCGGCGATGTCGGTCTTTCTGATGAGGGTTTCCGGCGTCACGCTTTTGGAGAAGTCTCTCTCCATAAAAAAGCCGGGCTACGCAGATTACGTAGCCCGGACCAATGCGTTCTTTCCTGGATTGCCGAAAGGCAAGTAGGAGCGTTTACTTCTCGACCGTCAGCTTACGGCGGTAAATCTTCGTGCCGTGAGCGATGTAGAGCGTGCTGTGGTCTTTGCCGGCCAGCATACAGGTGGTCAGCGGCTGACCCTTGTCGACCTTTGGCAGGACGCCGCAAGGACGGCAGGTCGGATCAAAGACTTGGACCCCCAGATCGCTGGTGACGTAGTAGCGGCCCGCCTTGTCGATCGCCATGCCGTCGCCGCGCGAGGAAGCGACGTACGGGGGAGCTTCGTTAAACTTGAATTCTCCCTTCGGATCGATCGCCAATCGCATCGGCATGGTCGACTGTTTCGCGTCGAGTACGCCGCCTGGATTGACGCGGAAGGTCCAAGTGTGGTCGCCGCCGTAATCGGAAACGGCCAGCGTGCCGCCGTCATTGGAAAGGGCGATGCCGTTCGGTTTCGAGATCCCGACGTCGACCGGGGTCACTTCGCCCGTTTCCGGATTGATGCGGGTGACCTGCTTCGCGCCGGTCTCGGTGATCAGGATGAACCCGTCCTTGGTGACGGCCAGGTCGTTTGGTTTGACCCCTTCGGCGACGGTTTTGATTTCGCCGCTCTTCAGGTTGATCGAGATGACCCGGTTCTTGGAGCCTTGGCAGCCATACAGGACGGTCCCTTCGGGGTTGAACTCCAAGCCGCTGACCGATTCTTGGGCGATTTCGGTTTGCGAGCCATCGGCGGCGCTGATGCGGACGATCGAAGGCGCCTTCATGTCGCAGTAGTAAAGGTTTCCTTCTTTGTCGGCGCACAGGGCGTCGGCAAAGCCCAGGTTCTCGGCGACCAGTTCCCAGCCTTCGCCGGGGACCAGCAGGTTGAGAAGGGTGAAATCGCTACCAAGGTCATCCTTGGTGTTGATTTCCGGCGTGTACGCTTCCTTGCGCCAGAGCCATTTCATGGCGTCGGGGAAGTGAGCGCCGCCGAAGTCGCTGTTGTGGGCGTACCCTTCGGCCCAGTCGAAGCGATGGTCGTAACCCATGTACTTCAGCGCCGACGACATCCGCTGGTTGGCCCAGGGCCAGCTGCCGAAGGCGTTGTCGACGTCGCCGCTGGTGTCGGCCATGTAAACGCGAATCGGCTTTTGCTCGGTC is a genomic window containing:
- a CDS encoding SAM-dependent methyltransferase, producing MSSSTLLSPETSARPLALETPETAAPRRSWLQEMSRRKLLRWLDEVAGGEIRYSDASETKEFGRRSPDQLRSDWIVSDDRFFSRLATGGSVGIAEAYLQGEWRSDDLTALLQILCRNMDRTTVADSGFATLAGWGRRLLHYFDRNTRDGSRRNIAAHYDLSNDFFSLFLDATWMYSSAYFESDEMSLEEASIAKLQRICDKLELKPNDSLLEIGTGWGGFALHAAQQGVRDITTTTISQMQREKAQERFQRAGVADRIHLLNADYRDLTGQYDKIVSIEMVEAVGEKFLDDYFRQCARLLKPGGRLVLQAIVMPEQRYDSYRRSVDFIQAYIFPGGFLPSVAAMQASIGRTSNLRLQGLEDISSHYATTLWHWRQRFFDSLEEVKQLGFDERFIRMWEYYLCYCEAAFREKAVRVVQIAWDKPNY
- a CDS encoding SAM-dependent methyltransferase, which translates into the protein MGQAELLENSRRSSWFGLLLDAAENGRLPDALIRFGVRRLLNEGIEQRSLRCNEHALENFLRAAQAAPIAVVPQKANEQHYEVPASFFQKVLGDRLKYSCGYWSPQTRSLKEAEEVALRITCEHAQLMDGMDVLELGCGWGSLSLWMAQKYPNSRITSVSNSNSQREFIQARAEKLGLSNLTVITADMNDFAPTQTFDRVVSVEMFEHMRNHRELMRRINDWLRPGGKLFVHIFCQHEPPYLFQSEGEANWMGRYFFSGGMMPSVDLLPKCGSPLQLESHWTWNGSHYAKTCRAWLKNQDAAKQEIRKLFAEIYGSKEANRWHNRWRMFFIACEELFAYRGGQQWFVSHYLFQRCPLN
- a CDS encoding DUF1295 domain-containing protein; translated protein: MSPELTDVLFRSASVIAGFMALVWAVSLWRKDASVVDVAWGLGFVLVAWTAYFGSSERNSFGLLLPILTTIWGVRLSGYLFWRNHGHGEDYRYREMRDYWGASFPWVSLLTVFGLQGLVMWTVSLPLQAGIACADRSVLWLTIVGVLLWGAGLFFEAVGDWQLARFRATRTSENAVLDTGLWRYTRHPNYFGDFLVWWGFYLVAVAQSGAWWTAIGPAAMSVFLMRVSGVTLLEKSLSIKKPGYADYVARTNAFFPGLPKGK